The Sphingomonas sp. NBWT7 nucleotide sequence TGCTGCCGCTGCTCGGCTATCTGCGCGAGCGGCAGGTACTGCTCGCCTGATCGGCGGCCATCAGGGAAGGAACGCGGCAGTGTCGGAATCATCATCGCAGCCGGGTGGCGTCACCGCCGCCGCCACTGCCATCGCTACCGCCACCGGCCGCCCCTATGCCGAGGTGATCGGCGATCCCGTCGCGCATTCCAAGTCGCCGCTGATCCACCGCTTCTGGCTGGAGAAGCTGGGGATCGACGCCGATTACCGCGCCACCCACGTCCTGCCCGACGACCTGCCGGCCTATGTCGCGGCGCGGCGCGCCGATCCGGCGTGGCGCGGCTGCAACGTCACCATCCCGCACAAGATCGCGATGCTCGATCTGGTCGACGATCCGGGCGACGTGCGCGGATCGATCGGCGCGATGAACACCGTGGTGCGCGGGGAGGGGGGTGCCTTGTTCGGCACCAACACCGATGCCGCCGGCTTCTACGCGCCGATCGCCGACCTCGATCTCGCCGGCGCGCCCGTAGCGGTGATCGGGGCGGGGGGCGCGGCGCGCGCGATCCTCTTCGCGCTGGCGCGGATGGATGTGGGGCGGGTGACGATCCTCAACCGCTCGCCGTTGAAGGGTGCCGCGCTGCTCGGCCGCTTCGGCCTCAAGGGCGATGCGCTGCCGCTCGCCGCGCCGCTTCCCGCGGCGAAGCTGCTCGTCAACACCAGCGCGCTCGGCATGGCCGGCCAGCCGCCGCTCGACCTTGATCTGTCGCCGCTGCCGATCGGCGCGATCGTCTACGACATCGTCTACACCCCGCTCGAAACGCCGCTGCTGCAGGCCGCGGCCGCACTTGGGTTCGAGACGATCGACGGGCTCGACATGCTCGTCGGCCAGGCCGCCGCGGCGTTCGAACTGTTCTTCGGCCAGCCGGCGCCGCGTGCGCACGACGACGAACTGCGCGAGCGGCTGCTCGCCTGAGCCGGCATTTGAAAAAGGGAGACGCGACGATGATCAAACTCGGCCTCACCGGATCGATCGGCATGGGCAAGTCGACTGTCGCCAAGATGTTCGCCGACGAAGGCGTGCCCGTCTTCGATGCCGACGCCGAAGTGCACAAGCTGCAGGGCCCCGCCGGCCGCGTCGTCGCGGCGATCGAGGCGCGCTTTCCCGGCACCACCCGGGCCGAGGGCGTGAACCGCACCGCGCTCGCCGAGGCGGTGCTCGGCGACGATGCGGCAATGAAGGCGCTCGAGGCGATCGTTCATCCCGCCGTCGGGGAGGAACGCGCCGCCTTTCTCGCGGAACATGCCGCCGCGCCGCTCGTCATATTCGATGTGCCTTTGCTTTTCGAAACCGGCGGCCAGCGCGGCGTGGACAAGGTCGCGGTCGTCTCCGCCGATCCCGCCGTCCAGCGCGCCCGCACACTGCAGCGCCCGGGCATGACCGCGGGCAAGTTCGACGCGATCCTCGCGCGGCAGGTGCCTGATGCGGAGAAGCGCGCGCGCGCCGATTACATCATCCCGACCGACGTTTCGATGGACGAGACGCGCGCCCACGTCCGCCACGTCGTCGCCGATCTTATCGGCGATCGACCGGGCGCCGGATCGGGCGACCCGGCTTGCCTCGGTTCGAGCGAAGGCCGATAAACTCACGATGCGCGAGATCGTCTTCGACACCGAAACCACCGGCTTTACCTTCGGCGAGGATCGCATGGTCGAGATCGGCTGCGTCGAGCTCATCAACCGTGTCGAGACGGGGCGCACGTTCCACGCCTATTTCCATCCCGAGCGCAGCATGCCGCCGGGCGCGCAGGCGATCCACGGGCTGAGCGACGCGTTTCTGTCGGACAAGCCGCTGTTCCACGCGCTCGCCGAGGAGCTCGTCGCCTTCGTCGGTGATGCGCCGCTCGTCGCGCACAATGCCTCGTTCGATTTCGGCTTCCTCAACGGCGAGCTCGGTCGCTGCGGCCGTGATCCGATCTGCATGACGCGGATGATCGACACGCTGGCGATCGCCAAGCAGCGGCATCCCGGCGCCAAGCTGACGCTCGATGCCTTGTGCTCGCGCTTCGGCATCGATCGCTCGCACCGCGTGCTGCACGGCGCGCTGCTCGACGCGCAACTGTTGGCGCAGGTCTATGTCGAGCTGATGGGGGGGCGGCAGATCGGGCTGTCGCTCGTCAGCGATCTTGTCGCCGAGGCGCTGCCAACGCAATCCGCCGCGCCGCGCGTCACGCGCGCGGCGCGCCATTTCGCGCCCAGCGATGCGGAACTTGCCGCGCACACCGCGTTCATGACGCGGGTCAAGAATCCGATCTGGGGGGCCGCGGCGTCCGGCTGACGCCCAACGCTCCGGCGCGAGAACGCCGGGCCACTGAATGGAGAACAAGTCGATGGATATCCGCATCTCTGGACACCAGGTCGAGACGGGCGATGCGCTCAAGGATCATGTCGACACCCGGCTGCAGGGTATCGCCGACAAATATTTCAGCCGTGCGATCTCGGCGCATGTGACGTTCGGCAAGGGGCCTCACGACAACGGCTTCGGCTGCGACATCGTCGTCCACGTGATGCAGGGGCTGGTGCTGAAGGGCCGGCACGAGGCGCAGGACGCGCATCACGCGTTCGACGGCGCGGCGGAAAAGATCGAGAAGCAGCTGCGCCGCTACATGCGCCGGCTGAAGGACCGCAATGCCGGTGAGGCGCAGGCGCTGGCCGAAAGCGTGTCCTACGACAACGCCGGCTACACGCTGTTCGCCGAGCCGACCACAGAGGACGAGGAAGCAGGCGATGCGCCGCTGATCGTCGCCGAGACGCGTGTCGACGTGCCCGATGCCAGCGTGTCCGACGCGGTGATGATGCTCGATCTGCGCAACACCGCGGCGCTCTTGTTCAAGAATTCGGGGACGGGCGCGTACAACATGGTCTATCGGCGCGGCGACGGCACGATCGGATGGGTCGAGCCGCAGCGCGCGGGATGATTATCGAAGCGTCATGTCCAATGATTTGAGTGATCTGCTCCACCCCGACCTCGTCGTCGTCGGGGTGGCGGCAACCAGCAAGAAGACGTTGTTCCAGCAACTTGGTTCGATCGTCGCGCCCGCCATCGACGGCAAGCCGTCCGCGATCGCCGGCGCGCTTACGGAGCGCGAGAAGCTTGGTTCGACCGGTTTCGGCGGGGGCGTGGCGATCCCGCATGCGCGCCTCCCCGATCTGCCGCGGATCATCGTCGGCGTGGCGCGGCTCGCGCAGCCGATCGAATTCCAGTCGGTCGATGACGTGCCGGTGGATATCGTGGTAGCGATGCTGTCGCCGCCCGATGCCGGCGCGGAGCATCTGAAGGCGCTGGCCCGCGTGTCGCGTCGGTTCCGCGACCGCGCGTTCGTGGCCAAGCTGCGCGGCGCCGGTTCGCGCGATGCGCTATATGCCCTGCTGACGGCGGATGACGGGAACCACGCGCGTGACGCGGCCTGAAGGTGCCGAGGCGCATCATCGTGCCCTTGAATCGCTCTATGCCGCAGCACCGATCAACGCGCTGTTCGCCTCGCGGCTCGAAATTCCCGAACCCGGCGTCGCGCGGATTCGGTTCGACGTTGTGCCCGATCACTTCCACGCCGCGGGTGCCGCGCACGGGACTACCTATTTCAAGATGCTTGACGATGCCGCTTTCTACGCGTGCAACAGTCTCATCACCGATCGTTTCCTGCTGACGACGCAGTTCAATCTGCTGCTGACGCGCCCGCTCGCCGCCGGTCCGGTCGTGGCGGAGGGGCGTTGGGTCAGCGGACAGCGCCGCGTCTTCGTCGGGGATGCACGGCTGATTGCGGCGGATGGGGAGGAGGTCGCGCGGGGTACCGGCACCTTCATGCGCAGCCGTATCGCGCTAGCCGGGCTGCCTGGGTACCGTGTCGGATAGTGGCAAGGCTGCCGACGCACCTGCTCGTTTCCGCACTTCTCCGCCGCATCAATGATGCCGGCGGGTTCGCCGTCGTGCGCGCCCGCGGTGATGCCGATTCCGGCGGTATCTTAATCTTGCTCGAGCGCGAGGATCGGCTGATCGAGCGGATGATCGGCATGGATGGTCGCGATGCTTTGACCCCAGCGGGACTCGCCGGCGCGGCAGCGGAAACGCCCGACGATTACTGGCAGCGGCGCCGCGCGCGCGATCCCGACTTATGGGTGGTTGCTCTGGATGTCGCGGACGGCGAACGGTTCGCCGCTGAAACGATCTGCATTAATTGACTCGAAACCCCTGGTGAACGAGCAGCCTCGTATTGCTTTTGGCGTTGTGCTGCACGGGTGCGATCCGTTCGGTGACGCAGTCGGGGGGGCTCCCGGGCGATCGATGTTCGCAGGCGAACGGCTGGTCGTGTCCGCGTAACCACCGCATTTGATAGTGTACGAATGGCTTTCTTCTCGCAGGCCGCGATTGCCGTGGCCATGACGATGACGTTTCTTGGACTGGGTGTGCAGAGCACGCCGTCCATGGCTGCAGAGGTTGAGCAGCAATCGCTCCCCCAGCCTGCCACCACCCAGCCTGCCACGACTGCGGTAGTCACCACCGCCACTCCGGCGGTCGCGACGAACAATGAACTCGCGACCGGCGATACGGTTGCCTATCCGACGCTTGCGGCCGCGGTCGCTGCGCAAACGACGCACGACGGCGACGATCAGGCGATCGAATGCCTCGCCGGCGCGATCTTCTACGAGGCGAAGGGCGAGCCGCTGTCCGGCCAGCTTGCGGTCGCTGACGTGATCCTCAACCGCTCGAAATCGGGCCGCTTTCCCGAGGACGTCTGCCAGGTCGTCACCCAGCGCGGCCAGTTCAGCTTCGTCCGCGGCGGTCGCATCCCGTCGATCGACGAGGACAACCGCTATTATCGCACCGCCGTCGCGGTGGCGAAGGTCGCGCTCGCCAACGCTTGGGACGGCGAGGCGGATCGTGCGCTGTATTTCAACCGTGGCCGCGCCCCCGCGGCAGGGCTGCGCAAGGTCGCGTCGATCGGCAATCACGTCTTCTGGCGCTGAGCGATCGGGCATCGATCCCTGCTTTCCATCGTTCCCTTCCTGTTCTAATCAATGGGCGTGCTTACGACGCCTCAACCCTGCCTCGACGATCCTCTATCGCCGCTCTGCGCCGCGGATGTTGCGCGCGGCGTGACGCGGCTGTTGCTGCGGCACGATCTGGTGGCGATGGCCGAGGTACCGCTCGAGGGCGGGCGCCGCGTCGATCTGATGGCGATCGACGGGCGCGGGCAGATCACGATCGTCGAGATAAAGGTGTCGCGCGCCGATCTGCTCGGCGACGGCAAGTGGCAGGATTACCTGCCGCATTGCGATCGGTTCTTCTGGGCGGTGCCGGCGGGGTTCGATCACGCCCCGATTGCGGGCGACGCCTTCCTTCCCGAACGCACCGGGCTGATCGTCGCCGATCGCTACGATGCGGCAGTGGTGCGCGAGGCGCGGACCGATCCGATGAATACGCATGCGCGCAAGAAATGCACGCTCGCCTTTGCCCGTCGCGCGGCGCGCCGGCTCGTCGTGCTGGCCGATCCCGAAGCGGCGCAGGCGTGGTAGCGCACGCCGCCCCGTCCCTTGCTACAGCACCCGGTACGGCACGATCCGCCTGACCCCGGGCTCGACCGCGATCGGCCGGTCGGTGGGGGGAAAGGCGCGCTGGTCGCACTCAATGCGCGGGCACAGCCGGCACGATATGCCGATCGGCGTCGGGCGGCTCGTCCGATCGACGGCATCGGCGTAGACGAAGTCGGCGGCGTGCGTCGCCTCGCACCCGAGCACGACGGCGTAGCGGCGCGCGAGCCGATCGAACCGCCCCGACGACTTCACCAGCCCCTTCGCCATCGAGACGTAGCGGACGCCGTCCGGCGTTTCGGCGTGCTGCACCAGGATACGATCGGGCACCGCGACCGCTTCGTGCACGTGCCATAGCGGGCAGGCGCCGCCGAAGCGCGCGAACTGCAGCCGCGTCGCCGAGTGGCGCTTGGTGATGTTCCCCGCCATGTCGACGCGGCAGAAATAGAACGGCACCCCTTCCACGCCCTGCCGCTGCAGCGTCGACAGGCGGTGGCACGCCTGTTCGAAGCTGACGTTGAAGCGCCGCGTCAGCCGATCGATGTCGTGCCGCAGCCGGCGGGCTTCGGCTCGGAACCTAGAATAGGGCATGACGAGCGCGCCTGCGGCGTAGTTCGCCAAACCCACGGCGAGCAGCCGGCGTGCCTCGTTCCCCGGCAGATCGGCGGCAGCGACGATCCCCTCGATCATCCCCGCGAACGCCGTCGCCGCCAGCCGGTGCGCGACGAGGAAGCGCTGCGTCTCGGGGGAAAGCGCGCCGTTGATCGTCAGTCGCACGCCGTCGAAGCGCGACAGCGGTGCATCCTCGTCATGGTCGGTCGCGACGACGATGCCGTGATCGGACAGTGCACGCGCAAGGCTGGTGGCGCGCTCCGCCAGCTCCTCAGCCGCGCGGTCGAGCGGGTCGATGTAATTGCCCGCCTCGTGAAACCAGTCGCGCACCGCCTCCCACGGCAGCCGCGCGCCGCTGCCCGCGACGAGCGACTCCTCCGCCAGCGCCAGCCGGTCCTCCGCCGCGCGCTTCGCCGCCTGCAGCGCGATGAGGCGATCGGCGACGCCCGGCTGGGCTTCCGCCAGCTTCACCGCGTCGATCGCGTCGAACCCTGCCAGCGCACGATCCGCCAGCGCGTCGGTCAGTGCGGTCAGCCGGCGCGCTGGCGCCTCGCCCTCGATCACCGCCAGCGCCTGCGGATAATGGCGCGCGAGCGCGGCCGTCACCGCCGTGGTCAATGGCCGCTCGTCGCTCTCCAGCTGCGACAGGTAGCTAACTGACAGGCCGAGTTTCGTCGCCATCGCGCGTTGGTTCATCCCGGCGGCGAGGCGTAGCGACCGCAGTTGCGAACCGGCGTAGAGACGGGCAGCCATAGTTCCGCCTATTTCGCAGAGCTTCCATTCGCAAGTTCGCAACTTCACATTTGCGTCAGGCGGCCCTGCGGCGCAGACAGCACCACCGTCAGGAGAGATGCATGTCGTCGACGATCGAGGAACTGGAACGCAAACGCGACGCCGCGCGGCTCGGCGGCGGGCAGAAGCGTATCGATGCGCAGCACGCCAAGGGCAAGCTGACCGCGCGCGAGCGTCTCGACGTGCTGCTCGACGAAGGGTCGTTCGAGGAACTCGACATGTTCGTCGAGCATAACTGCGTCGATTTCGGCATGCCCGATCAGGTCTATCCGGGCGACGGCGTCGTCACCGGATCGGGCACGATCAACGGCCGTCTCGTGTTTGTCTTCAGCCAGGATTTCACCGTGTTCGGCGGCTCGCTGTCCGAACGCCACGCGCAGAAGATCTGCAAGGTGATGGACATGGCGATGAAGGTCGGTGCGCCCATCATCGGCCTCAATGACTCGGGCGGCGCACGCATTCAGGAGGGCGTCGCCTCGCTCGGCGGCTATGCCGAGGTGTTTCAGCGCAACGTCCTTGCCTCGGGCGTGGTGCCGCAATTGAGCCTCATCATGGGCCCGTGCGCTGGCGGTGCGGTCTATTCGCCGGCGATGACCGACTTCATCTTTATGGTGAAGGATTCCTCTTACATGTTCGTCACCGGCCCCGACGTGGTGAAGACGGTGACCAACGAAGTGGTGACGCAGGAAGCGCTGGGCGGCGCGGTGACGCATACCACCAAGACGAGCGTCGCCGACGTCGCGTTCGAAGACGATATTGAGGCGCTGCTCGCCGCGCGCGACTTTATCGATTTCCTTCCCGAATCCAACCGCTCACCGGTGCCCGAGCACCCGCCGCCGCATCGCGCTTGGGCTCAGGAAGCTCAAGAACAAGAGCCTCGAGAACCCGTGGAAGAAGCATGACAACATCCCGTTGTGAGCCGCTTGCCTGCACATTATAATGTGATGTGAAGGAGAGCCGTCATGCAGACCGAGCGAGTTACGTTCCTCACCACCCCGGGCCACAAGGCTGCGCTTACCGCGCGTGCGGCGGCGCGGGGCGTGTCGCTCGGCCAGTATATTCGGCAGCGGATCGAGGATGAAGATGCAACGCCGGAGGATGAAGCTGAGCTCGCCGAACTCGTCGCGCAGGTGAATGAAGCGCTGCCGCACATGAATGCCTCGATCGATTCGATGATCGAGACGTTGCAGGCGACCAGCCGGAGCATCCGCGAGACGCTCGATCAACTGGACCGCGATCGGTGAGCGCCGTCAACGATGCCTTTTCGGCGTTGAAGAACGTGGTGCTGATGCAGGAACGGCTGGATGTCGTCCGGCGCGAGCTTGGCGAGCTTCGGGCCACGGTGGGCACGTTGAACGATCGGGTGATCGGCCTGGATCGCCGTCTCGTCCGCATCGAGACCATGATCGAAATGACACGCGGTAGCGGATCGTCCGTGCCGCGCATCGAGGGATAAGAGGACACATGAACCTTGGTCGCCTGAACCATGTCGGCGTCGCGACGCCGTCGATCGAGAAATCGGTCGAAACGTACCGCACGCTGCTCGGCGCGGCGGCGATCGGCGAG carries:
- a CDS encoding shikimate dehydrogenase, with the translated sequence MATATGRPYAEVIGDPVAHSKSPLIHRFWLEKLGIDADYRATHVLPDDLPAYVAARRADPAWRGCNVTIPHKIAMLDLVDDPGDVRGSIGAMNTVVRGEGGALFGTNTDAAGFYAPIADLDLAGAPVAVIGAGGAARAILFALARMDVGRVTILNRSPLKGAALLGRFGLKGDALPLAAPLPAAKLLVNTSALGMAGQPPLDLDLSPLPIGAIVYDIVYTPLETPLLQAAAALGFETIDGLDMLVGQAAAAFELFFGQPAPRAHDDELRERLLA
- the coaE gene encoding dephospho-CoA kinase (Dephospho-CoA kinase (CoaE) performs the final step in coenzyme A biosynthesis.); translation: MIKLGLTGSIGMGKSTVAKMFADEGVPVFDADAEVHKLQGPAGRVVAAIEARFPGTTRAEGVNRTALAEAVLGDDAAMKALEAIVHPAVGEERAAFLAEHAAAPLVIFDVPLLFETGGQRGVDKVAVVSADPAVQRARTLQRPGMTAGKFDAILARQVPDAEKRARADYIIPTDVSMDETRAHVRHVVADLIGDRPGAGSGDPACLGSSEGR
- the dnaQ gene encoding DNA polymerase III subunit epsilon, which gives rise to MREIVFDTETTGFTFGEDRMVEIGCVELINRVETGRTFHAYFHPERSMPPGAQAIHGLSDAFLSDKPLFHALAEELVAFVGDAPLVAHNASFDFGFLNGELGRCGRDPICMTRMIDTLAIAKQRHPGAKLTLDALCSRFGIDRSHRVLHGALLDAQLLAQVYVELMGGRQIGLSLVSDLVAEALPTQSAAPRVTRAARHFAPSDAELAAHTAFMTRVKNPIWGAAASG
- the hpf gene encoding ribosome hibernation-promoting factor, HPF/YfiA family, translated to MDIRISGHQVETGDALKDHVDTRLQGIADKYFSRAISAHVTFGKGPHDNGFGCDIVVHVMQGLVLKGRHEAQDAHHAFDGAAEKIEKQLRRYMRRLKDRNAGEAQALAESVSYDNAGYTLFAEPTTEDEEAGDAPLIVAETRVDVPDASVSDAVMMLDLRNTAALLFKNSGTGAYNMVYRRGDGTIGWVEPQRAG
- a CDS encoding PTS sugar transporter subunit IIA, with translation MSNDLSDLLHPDLVVVGVAATSKKTLFQQLGSIVAPAIDGKPSAIAGALTEREKLGSTGFGGGVAIPHARLPDLPRIIVGVARLAQPIEFQSVDDVPVDIVVAMLSPPDAGAEHLKALARVSRRFRDRAFVAKLRGAGSRDALYALLTADDGNHARDAA
- a CDS encoding PaaI family thioesterase, encoding MTRPEGAEAHHRALESLYAAAPINALFASRLEIPEPGVARIRFDVVPDHFHAAGAAHGTTYFKMLDDAAFYACNSLITDRFLLTTQFNLLLTRPLAAGPVVAEGRWVSGQRRVFVGDARLIAADGEEVARGTGTFMRSRIALAGLPGYRVG
- a CDS encoding DUF1491 family protein; protein product: MVARLPTHLLVSALLRRINDAGGFAVVRARGDADSGGILILLEREDRLIERMIGMDGRDALTPAGLAGAAAETPDDYWQRRRARDPDLWVVALDVADGERFAAETICIN
- a CDS encoding cell wall hydrolase gives rise to the protein MAAEVEQQSLPQPATTQPATTAVVTTATPAVATNNELATGDTVAYPTLAAAVAAQTTHDGDDQAIECLAGAIFYEAKGEPLSGQLAVADVILNRSKSGRFPEDVCQVVTQRGQFSFVRGGRIPSIDEDNRYYRTAVAVAKVALANAWDGEADRALYFNRGRAPAAGLRKVASIGNHVFWR
- a CDS encoding MmcB family DNA repair protein, yielding MLTTPQPCLDDPLSPLCAADVARGVTRLLLRHDLVAMAEVPLEGGRRVDLMAIDGRGQITIVEIKVSRADLLGDGKWQDYLPHCDRFFWAVPAGFDHAPIAGDAFLPERTGLIVADRYDAAVVREARTDPMNTHARKKCTLAFARRAARRLVVLADPEAAQAW
- a CDS encoding short-chain fatty acyl-CoA regulator family protein, which gives rise to MAARLYAGSQLRSLRLAAGMNQRAMATKLGLSVSYLSQLESDERPLTTAVTAALARHYPQALAVIEGEAPARRLTALTDALADRALAGFDAIDAVKLAEAQPGVADRLIALQAAKRAAEDRLALAEESLVAGSGARLPWEAVRDWFHEAGNYIDPLDRAAEELAERATSLARALSDHGIVVATDHDEDAPLSRFDGVRLTINGALSPETQRFLVAHRLAATAFAGMIEGIVAAADLPGNEARRLLAVGLANYAAGALVMPYSRFRAEARRLRHDIDRLTRRFNVSFEQACHRLSTLQRQGVEGVPFYFCRVDMAGNITKRHSATRLQFARFGGACPLWHVHEAVAVPDRILVQHAETPDGVRYVSMAKGLVKSSGRFDRLARRYAVVLGCEATHAADFVYADAVDRTSRPTPIGISCRLCPRIECDQRAFPPTDRPIAVEPGVRRIVPYRVL